CTGATGACGATCCACAATAGGGTTAAAGGGAGCAGAATTGTACAGCTCACTAACCCAATGATACGCTGCTGCAGCCGTTCTTAATCCGGACTCCGTAGCAATATGAAATACACTCTGCTCCTTGCTTGCTCTCACGATATGATTAGCCGTGATCCCATTCCTCGCAGCCGGAGTGCCGGTAAGCAATACTTCATAGAGCGGGCGAGAGAGACTGGGCAGCTGGGATTGAACCTGGTAACAAGTTACTTCCCCCTGTTCCACAAGGTGTTCCATATAACCTAAATACTTGCGGGCCGAATCATATCTCAATCCATCCAAGACAACAACGACTAGCTTAGCTGATGCATTCGTCAATTGACTCTCCCCTTTCATTTTGCTTCTATCCAATTTAGATGCTCGGATTTGATCAGTTGTACCCAATCCCTTGGAGGTGCAGCATTGCAAACGAGGGTATGCACTTTGCGAAGGGGGATAATTTCTAGGAATGCTTCCTTGTCCAGCTTGGAATCATCCGCCAGCACAATGGTTTGATTGGCTGCCTCCACCATCCGCCGGGACATGGCTGTCTCGCCTAGATCGTAATCGCTAACTCCCCGCTTTAAGGAAACCCCTCCAACGGACAAGAAGGCTTTGTCGACCCGGAATTGTGACATTAAGTTCTCGCCGAGGCTACCAGAAATGGATTGCTGCTCGGGGTTCAATTCCCCTCCAATGACGATAATCTTGCCAGTGAAGCGACCGCTATTCAGAGATTCCATTAAATGATAAGCAACAGCAAGAGAATTGGTTAAAATGGTAAGCCGCTCTCGACCAACGATCGCTTTAGCTAGCTCTAAAGTCGTCGTACCTACATCAATAGCAATCGTATCACCCGATTCGATGAGATCAGCCGCCACTCGTCCAATTCGCTCCTTCTCCTCCATCCTTACCTTCTGTCGTTGCAAATAGGGAGGCTCGTAATTAGACGGCTTCGTAAGTACAGCTCCACCATATACACGTTTAACTAACCCTTCCTTTTCCAATAAGAGAAGATCTCGACGTATGGTTTCTTCCGAGACGGTCAAACGAAACGATAATTCGGGCACCTTGACTTGCCCTTGCAGCTTCAAGTGATCCATGATGACTCGTTTGCGTTCTTCCGA
This portion of the Cohnella abietis genome encodes:
- a CDS encoding DeoR/GlpR family DNA-binding transcription regulator, which produces MSISSEERKRVIMDHLKLQGQVKVPELSFRLTVSEETIRRDLLLLEKEGLVKRVYGGAVLTKPSNYEPPYLQRQKVRMEEKERIGRVAADLIESGDTIAIDVGTTTLELAKAIVGRERLTILTNSLAVAYHLMESLNSGRFTGKIIVIGGELNPEQQSISGSLGENLMSQFRVDKAFLSVGGVSLKRGVSDYDLGETAMSRRMVEAANQTIVLADDSKLDKEAFLEIIPLRKVHTLVCNAAPPRDWVQLIKSEHLNWIEAK